In one window of Hevea brasiliensis isolate MT/VB/25A 57/8 chromosome 10, ASM3005281v1, whole genome shotgun sequence DNA:
- the LOC110641740 gene encoding probable indole-3-pyruvate monooxygenase YUCCA5 codes for MQNLFRIADHEDFFSRPCIWVNGPVIVGAGPSGLATAACLREQGVPFVVLDREECIASLWQKRTYDRLKLHLPKQFCQLPKLPFPEDFPEYPTKKQFIEYLESYAKHFEINPRFNECVQSARYDETSGLWRVKTVSTNGSTRTEVEYICRWLVVATGENAECVMPDIEGLNEFGGDVTHACSYKSGKKFRGKKVLVVGCGNSGMEISLDLCNHNASPSIVVRSTVHVLPREIFGKSTFELAVMLMRWLPIWLVDKLLLLLAWILLGNIQKYGLKRPSMGPLQVKNIMGKTPVLDIGALKKIRSGDIKVVPGIKRFSRGQVELVNGETLDIDSIVLATGYRSNVPSWLQEGEFFSKNGFPKAPFPNGWKGNAGLYAVGFTRRGLSGASCDAMRIAQDIGKVWKDETKQQKKRTTACHRRCISQF; via the exons ATGCAGAACTTGTTTCGCATAGCTGATCATGAAGATTTCTTCTCCCGTCCATGCATTTGGGTTAATGGTCCGGTGATAGTAGGTGCCGGACCATCAGGGCTCGCAACGGCAGCTTGCCTTAGAGAGCAGGGTGTACCCTTCGTTGTCCTCGACAGAGAAGAATGTATAGCCTCTCTGTGGCAAAAACGCACATATGACAGGCTTAAACTTCACTTACCTAAACAATTCTGCCAGCTCCCTAAACTCCCATTCCCTGAGGATTTCCCTGAGTACCCTACCAAGAAACAGTTTATTGAGTACCTCGAGTCATATGCCAAGCACTTCGAGATCAACCCAAGATTCAATGAGTGTGTACAATCAGCTAGGTACGATGAGACCAGTGGCTTGTGGAGGGTCAAGACCGTTTCCACAAATGGCTCCACTCGTACTGAGGTTGAGTACATTTGCCGGTGGCTAGTGGTGGCTACCGGCGAGAATGCAGAGTGTGTAATGCCTGATATTGAAGGATTGAACGAGTTCGGAGGTGATGTTACTCATGCTTGTTCTTATAAATCCGGTAAGAAATTTCGTGGCAAGAAAGTGTTAGTTGTGGGATGTGGAAATTCCGGCATGGAAATTTCTCTTGATCTTTGCAACCACAATGCCTCTCCATCAATTGTGGTTCGAAGCACG GTACATGTATTGCCTAGAGAAATTTTTGGCAAATCAACCTTTGAATTGGCTGTTATGTTAATGAGATGGCTACCAATTTGGCTGGTTGATAAGCTTTTGTTGCTTTTGGCATGGATATTACTTGGAAACATTCAGAAATATGGGCTGAAGAGGCCATCCATGGGTCCATTGCAGGTTAAGAACATCATGGGAAAGACACCTGTATTGGACATTGGTGCATTGAAGAAAATCAGATCTGGAGATATTAAGGTGGTTCCTGGAATCAAAAGGTTTTCTCGTGGACAAGTTGAACTTGTTAATGGTGAAACCCTTGATATTGATTCAATTGTTTTGGCTACTGGATACCGCAGCAATGTCCCTTCTTGGCTTCAG GAAGGCGAATTCTTCTCCAAGAATGGGTTCCCAAAGGCACCATTCCCTAATGGATGGAAAGGAAATGCTGGGCTCTATGCAGTTGGGTTCACAAGGAGAGGGCTCTCTGGTGCATCCTGTGATGCCATGAGAATAGCACAAGACATTGGCAAGGTCTGGAAGGATGAAACTAAGCAGCAAAAGAAGAGAACAACAGCGTGCCATAGACGTTGCATTTCACAGTTCTAA